A genomic window from Silene latifolia isolate original U9 population chromosome 11, ASM4854445v1, whole genome shotgun sequence includes:
- the LOC141612996 gene encoding uncharacterized protein LOC141612996 — MEEKQKQKILGNELVRKRKSSSTQMIDTTSYKKTLLGFDVDLNLSLSSTSNPMPVTPQPPLPEIQQASGPSRRGRRITKSEGSRGSRPPLKTDPIAPPFVWATDKRATIHSMEYLVSQGITTITGGVQCKKCEKNFVMEYNLREKFNELVMFIVSEDGMTGMSDRAPKRWMKPVLPTCKFCGEPKSCKPLIAEKKRNINWLFLLLGELLGCCTLEQLKYFCKYNLNHRTGAKDRVLLLSYFTLCKQLDPNGPFHF, encoded by the coding sequence ATGGaggaaaaacaaaagcaaaaaatATTGGGAAATGAATTGGTGAGAAAGAGGAAGTCATCATCAACCCAAATGATAGACACTACTTCTTATAAGAAAACCCTATTAGGGTTTGATGTTGATCTAAATTTGTCTCTTTCATCTACCAGTAATCCCATGCCGGTTACACCGCAACCACCCCTACCGGAAATACAACAGGCAAGTGGGCCGAGTCGTCGTGGTCGACGGATAACTAAATCTGAGGGTAGTAGGGGTAGCAGGCCGCCATTGAAGACTGATCCGATTGCACCACCGTTTGTATGGGCAACTGACAAACGTGCCACTATCCATTCCATGGAATACCTTGTGAGCCAAGGAATTACGACTATAACTGGAGGCGTTCAGTGCAAGAAATGCGAGAAAAACTTTGTGATGGAGTATAATCTCCGAGAGAAGTTTAATGAATTGGTGATGTTTATAGTGAGTGAAGATGGTATGACCGGGATGTCAGATAGGGCACCAAAGCGGTGGATGAAACCTGTGTTACCAACGTGCAAATTTTGTGGCGAACCAAAGAGTTGTAAGCCTTTGATTGCTGAGAAGAAGAGGAATATCAATTGGTTGTTTTTACTGCTAGGTGAACTATTAGGTTGTTGCACCCTCGAACAACTcaaatatttttgtaaatataatCTTAATCATCGTACCGGGGCTAAGGATAGGGTGCTTTTGCTTTCTTATTTTACGTTGTGCAAGCAACTCGATCCCAATGGTCCTTTCCATTTTTAG